TCAATGGGGGCACTGTCTCTGGCAGAGTGGCGGCGGCCTTCACCACACACGAGCTCTAACTGGGATAGATTTAGGTGTGGGAGGAAGAAGATTGGGAAAAGAAAAATGTTTTACCAATGGGGTCCACATGTCGGCGGTGTGTAATCCCGATGGGTTTGTCACATTTTCGATGTGCCAAATATGCCTAAAATTCGATTTAGACAAGGATTGCATAGTTTACGGTACAAACAACATGGATTTCAAATTTAGGGTTCAGCTCGGCAAACCTCTACAAGTTTAGGGTTTAAAATACGGAGTAAATCTTTTAACCTAGTGTACATACCAAGGTAAAACCTGGCTCGCAAAGTCGCAAGTCACAACCCATGGTGTGACAGGCTGCAGGTCCACGGTCTGTGTCCCGAGGCATCGCTCCCTTTGCACGCAACGCGGAGTCCTTTTCGTTTTGGAAACTCTCATCAGAGGTATCGACGCTCGACGGGAGGTTGGGCGTGTTCTCTCCTGCGCTTTGCACCTGGATGGAACCGCCGCCGCGATACCGCGCCGACACGGTGACGCACACCACGTGGAAACGGAGCACTGTGCCGTCTGTACGCGCACGAACCCCATGTTGCTGTTGCGGCGTTTCCGTCCATGCACCAAACCCCGACACGATATCAATACTCGTAGCGCGGCGGTTGGTCGCTGCCACTTGGGCCCCCGCCGCGCGCGTCTGCCCAGCCGTTAGCCAGTCCACTTCCACTCACCAAACCCAACCCACCATCAGATCTGCGTGTGTTGTGCTGTGCTAGCTCGCACTCACCCGCTCCGCACCGGCGTCACCGACACGAAACCACCCCCCCGCTCCCTTTAACCTGCTGCCACTGCGAGCCAGCCAGCCAGCGCTGCTTCAGACCTCCCCCCACCTCGCCTCAGCGCAGAGAGAAGCAATGGCGTCCATCATCGTGCAGGTCTCCGCGCTCCTCCTCAACCTCATCGCCTtcggcctcgccgtcgccgccgagcaGCGCAGGAGCAAGGCCACGGTCACGCCCGACCTGGTCAAGGAGTACGACTACTGCGTCTACAACTCCGACATCGCCACCGGCTACGGCGTCGGCGCGCTACTCCTACTCACCGCCGCGCAGGTCCTCGTCATGCTCGCCAGCAAATGCTTCTGCTGCGGGCGCGGGCTCAAGCCGGGGGGATCACGAGCATGCGCCCTCATGCTATTCCTATTCTCATGGTAACACAACACTCCTTCTTCCAATCTTCCAATCTACTAGTACGCCTCAGTTAATTAGTATTGCTACTACTATGTGCCTCGTTTCACCATAACCTAGCTGGTAGTTAACCGGGCTAACGACTAAAATCTATGGGTTCACCTTCGCTCTACTCTTCGGGATCTCCTGTTGCTTTTTCTCCTCAATCGCCGCTCGTTTTCTTGGCCATTACTAGTTCAGTTTTCTGACTTTACGGCTATCTTTAGAAATTAGTTAGATCTACCCCTGTGGTCTCAAGCTACCAACGGCGCGCCGGCTGCGCTTCAGATCTGTTTGCTGCTGAGAGGATGGGGATTCAGATCTTCTTATTGCAGTTGGCACTGCGGTCTTCCTGCTAGGAGGGTGAAGCGCTGTGATGCTGGGCAGCTTAGTATGTTGGATTGCCTACTAATATGAACCTAACAATTACATTTCTAGTACTACTGTACTTCGTTACTAGTAGAGTCGACTGGCTTTTTGAGCTAGGGTGCCCACTTACTGCCGAATTTAGGTTGCCCGGAAACATCAAAATTTACCTTGTTCGGTCTTTGCCAAGCCACAACAGTTGGGCGATTCCGTGTCTCTGGTAAATTCACTACTTTTCCGCACTTCTGTTAAGGAGATGCAGAATTGAGCAGCTTCCGGTAGATCTGTCAAGTTAGGTGAAACGTCTCTGGGCTAAAGAAAATTCTGGCACACACAACTGCTACTACTTTATTCTAGTGGCTGGGGGTGAGTTGGTTGGAGTGAGTTGTTGCACACTCACAGCGGCGATGCCTTGTCCAGCTCAAGGATAATAGCGTCGCAGCTTCCTGTGTCCTTGCTTCATAACAGGTTTATTGCCAGTCTAAGGTGTGAGGGTCAAACATCACAAGTGCCACTGTGGTGTTTTGATAGTTCAGTCGGTTCATACAAGCAACTGACCACTTTGCTGGATTTTGAAGCTAGTATTATTACTGAACATCTTGGTTCATTCTAGGTAGGACTAGTTGACTTCAGTGCTCATGATAGATCCGCTGGATCTACATAGGTGATTATAGATATGCCCAACTGACACAAATGTACCTGTACTGCAAAGTGCATAAGACTAGCTACTTTATCTGATTCAGTGTTTGAAAGAGTAATCATGTAGCATTTGCCCTTGATTATAACTTACAATGATTGCTGTTATTGCCCTTGAAAGAGTATGATCTCTGTAGTATCCTCGTGTGTGGCCGTGTTAATCGCTAGCAATAGCTGTCCTCTTACAATAAAGTAAGGATAACATGTTGGCATATGCTTATCTCTTTTGACCCTAGGTGTGAGCAATTAAGTTAATAGAAGCCAACGGCTTTTGATTTTGTTTACACATTAGTACTACTTGGCTTCTGTTTAGTTTTTCAATGAGCTGTCAGACTAGTTCAGTTCTTTGAGCTGTGTCTGTGACCGAATTGTTTATCTGATGTTCCTTGGAATCGTGTATTGAGATTTCCTAAGCAGTGCTCAAGTCAACGCCAATAAGCAGCTTTGATTTCTTAGTTTCCTTAGCTAGCCCAGCCTTGAACTATCTTGGACCAGCCACTGTTCGACCATTCTCACCAGTTAATTTCATATTTCACTTCTCTCACTTTTCGGAGTTCTGCTTGTCGTGTCCCTCACCACTTATATTGGAACCTGAACTGGATGCTCTGTCAGCTTATTGCTGTCATCTGATATGATCAATGTTTTTTCCGTAGGCATTTGTCAATCAGATTTTGTTGCTATTTCTTCTGCTGGCTCATTGAAGTTTATTAGTACTTGTTTTAAATATCCTATCAATTCGCATATTTCTAATGATATTTAGTTGAGTAAGCCATACAAAGGCAAATGGTTTAATATTTATTCTCTCTTCTCGGTGCCTTTCAAACTAATCATTATTACTGCCTTAACTTATGATACATAAAAAAAGTTTTTCAATTGGAATTCTCAAAGAAATTTTTACCAGCAAGATGCCCTCCTCATTTGCAGGTTGACCTTCCTCATCGCAGCATCATGCTTGCTAGCAGGATCAGTCCGTAATGCGTACCACACCCGGTACAGGGGCATCTTTGGCGGCAACCCTCTCTCCTGCGAGACGTTGCGCAAGGGTGTCTTCGCCTCGGGTGCAGCCTTCACCTTTTTCACGGCCATCCTGAGCGAGTTCTACTACATCAGCTACTCCAGATCCAGGGATGCTGCTGGTGGCGCTCCATATGGCGGCTCGAGCATTGGCATGGGACCTTACAACTAAGGAGCTTGGTGAGGTttatgctatatgattcaatccgTTTCAGGGTTGATCGGGTAGTCCGTCGTGGAGTGCAGTGTTCTTGTTAACATTACAGTGGTAGTTACGTGTAATTGGGTTTACTGCTTTCACTAGGTTATCGTATGAGGTTATTTGGTCGGGCTGTATACTATTTGGATTATTGGATTGGATTTTCGGCATGGAATACGCTCATTTGGTCATCCTAAAATGTTGATGTGACGTTGATATCAtgatatgcacattttatcatgTGAGCTTTTGCTTCAGTACACATCCTTAACAGGATTTACGACTTAAATTGTAAATGGATGTCTCCGTTCCTAAAAGCAAGGTACTCCAATCTTGGAGCATCTGCGTCCAGCGTCCTCCAATAACAGCCCGAATTACCGAATAGCCATATTGAAGTGATGCAAACAAAAAATAGCTCCTAGCGGCTGTCCCAataaccgcacgctgactgaagGCAAAGGAGCACATCCAGTGCTCAACCCGGCCTACCTCATCTGGTTCCATCAGGTTCCTGCCTGGGTTTTTGCCCTACAGTGCCACTTAGCCGACCAGAAGTTTTATGTGCGAAAATACGGCTTGGGTGCTTATGTGCAAAACGaggggtaagagcatctccagccgcgtcccccaaagggatttggggcgcgccggacagaaaatgcgttccagccgcgtccctcaaagcacttttttgtccggcgtgcccccattcggtgtccggcgccccgagcccgtccccgtcccacaggggacgcaccgggcacgccggacacaacgaaatgagaggcggggagtggcgggccgacgcgtcagcggcacggaagcttagccgccgcctacgtagcgacggtgcagttcccgggaagcggaaccgttgcattggcaaccgcgtcgacgacgcggcaaccgccggaatggagtcGGGACTCCTCGGAAGACCAACCGCTGCTCTtttcgacttctgcgccgccgtCCCGCGCTCAATAATAAGACCCGTACGTCGGCGCTTTTGGATCTTCACCGGCCgcatccgacacctccagcgacgatgagctacatctccgagctcccgtccgacacctccagcgagggaaagcctgctggatggcgccattggtgggacaaaGCTCCAACGCCCAGCAGCGGCGACGATTCCCTCCCGCCACTTGACAGCGCGGAGGAATGGCTGGGCGTGGAGGAGGACGCGGAGGAACAAGGGtcagaggaggcggcggtggcccgtgcgaaggcggaggcggacacgaaagcgaaggccaaggccaatgccaaggccaaggccaaggccaatgccaaggccaaggcgaagccggtgagcaccggcgacgacgaggaggacactaGTTCCTCCGATGAGTCgaccgacaccgcctcttcggaagaggtgacgagcagaaagcgccaccgtgatgacgacgacgaggcggggccatcatcgaagaagaagacgaagtagtttaaaataatttatatgtaatttaattattttttcaaagttttatatgtaattttaagttgaaccgatttgaatattatagtaaagagttttcttctatctatttaaattatttttaatgtttgggggcggcgtttggaggacgcggctggggagcgacgtcccccaaacgcggcatgaacaaaacacgtcccctaaacgctcgatccggcgccctttgggggacggtttgagggacgcggctggagatgctctaagatgaGCTCTTTCGTGAGTGGTGAGGATAGCAACTCATAGCAACAACACACTATGAACTACATCAAGATAACCACACAGCGTGGCATAAGTACTACAACATAGTTTAAGACCCGACGCTAATTAGGAAGTTCAGGACACGACGGTAACAACCAAATTCACGACGACAGACAGGTCGTAAACATTGTTCCATCAACATAGATTACCAATACCACCTTTCACTCTTCCATCATAGCATTGGCTGTGTGCACGTCCGTTCATTCAAACAAAAATACATGTATAAATGTCGTATTTGACACGGAAAATTCTTCGACACCATCTGTGGTAACGAGACAATTTTCAGGTACTCCAAGGGCTACTGTAAAAGGTCTTGAAGGAGCGGCAAAGAAGACTCCATCTATACATGATGCGGCTATTTTTGGTGGTATCGCAAGTCCTTCATTGTCTAACATAAGGACATGTGAGAGGATTCAAGCCCAACCAAATACTGATGCCACACAGATGGAAAGGGTCATGCAGAATGTGAACCTCAAGCATGACTACGTGTCCACATGTAATGAGAAAACTGAACCACCCTTTGCTTTAATGTCGgatgatgatattatttttaagGCTAGTCTCTTAGGTATTTCCTTGGGTAAAAATGATATGGAAATCTCAAAAGCTGTCAAATCTATTAAAGGTGTTGATGTCAATCGAACATTAGTCCTTTAAAAAAAATGTTCAAGAGCATAATGATAAGGAAGAGGATCAAAATAGCCTACTAACTTCTCAAATTTCAAGTCTTACTAGAGATTTGATAATCGAAGAGCTGCAGGAGCTAGTGGATGATCTCTTAATGCCTATCATCAAACTAAAGAAAACTCGAAAGAAAAAGGATTTTGATTTATCAGGTGTTCGTAGAAGTGCtaggtgtaagggtatattgcccctatgtgtggttttggtaattaatgacaacccctatggactaatgttttcatttgagtatatatgaaggaatattccataggtactatttgtactccatgtgttggattcaagtatggatgccatgaagataaaggtataccttgtgtattggcatcaagat
This region of Lolium perenne isolate Kyuss_39 chromosome 2, Kyuss_2.0, whole genome shotgun sequence genomic DNA includes:
- the LOC127333613 gene encoding protein MODIFYING WALL LIGNIN-1; this encodes MASIIVQVSALLLNLIAFGLAVAAEQRRSKATVTPDLVKEYDYCVYNSDIATGYGVGALLLLTAAQVLVMLASKCFCCGRGLKPGGSRACALMLFLFSWLTFLIAASCLLAGSVRNAYHTRYRGIFGGNPLSCETLRKGVFASGAAFTFFTAILSEFYYISYSRSRDAAGGAPYGGSSIGMGPYN